The nucleotide sequence GCAATGCGGCATATATAAAAGAAACTAATCGATGGTCTAATTGGTATTCATTACATAAGATTTGATAAAAATGCCAACGATGCGCTTCGGACAATTTTTCTTTCAATTGGATACGGTGCAAAATAGTACAACTCGTTTCGACACCATAAATCACTAAAAACAAAACCCAAACTATTGATTGAGTTATTAAAAACAACTTCAATAGTAAATACACAATCCAGAAAGCAACTGCAATACTTCCGATATCCCCAGCAAAACACTTGGCTTTTTTTCTGTAATTAAACAAAAGAAAAACAAAGGACGCAATCATTGGAAAAATAATAAAATCTGAATCTACATAAGTTTGAATATTCTCATTTACATACCAAAGCGAACCTAATACAGCCAAAGTATACAAACCCGTAATTCCATTAATCCCATCCATAAAATTATAGGCGTTAATAGTACCCACAAAAAAGAAATAGGCAAACAAAACACCGTACCAAGGAAAAAGGGCATAAATATCCAAATCGACAAACAGAATCGAAATCGCTAATACATGAGTAAAAAAACGAACTTTGGTAGATAGACTTTGAATATCGTCCCAAAAGCTAACCAAACTAACAGCCGTTATCCCAATAAAAAACAGATAATTCTCTTGGTAATGTTGGGTGAAATACAACAACGCCGCAAACCAAAAAATAATACCTCCACCACGCAAGGTAATTTCAGTATGCGCACTTCGATGATTGGGTTTGTCAATGATATTGTACTTATCAGCAACTTTAAAAAAAACCAACTCCATAATTAATAGGAGTGCAAAAACAACTAAATAA is from Flavobacterium sp. NG2 and encodes:
- a CDS encoding glycosyltransferase family 4 protein encodes the protein MIYLVVFALLLIMELVFFKVADKYNIIDKPNHRSAHTEITLRGGGIIFWFAALLYFTQHYQENYLFFIGITAVSLVSFWDDIQSLSTKVRFFTHVLAISILFVDLDIYALFPWYGVLFAYFFFVGTINAYNFMDGINGITGLYTLAVLGSLWYVNENIQTYVDSDFIIFPMIASFVFLLFNYRKKAKCFAGDIGSIAVAFWIVYLLLKLFLITQSIVWVLFLVIYGVETSCTILHRIQLKEKLSEAHRWHFYQILCNEYQLDHRLVSFIYAALQIAVSAFVFWGYQRIPDIALIVMVLIPLFALYTVKFYLLKRVRNV